A stretch of Ranitomeya variabilis isolate aRanVar5 chromosome 3, aRanVar5.hap1, whole genome shotgun sequence DNA encodes these proteins:
- the LOC143818638 gene encoding transmembrane O-methyltransferase homolog, translated as MVSPAIALAFIPFIITVIIRYRHYFLLFYRAVIVRRIQDYLTGIPREERAFQYVITHAIPGDPQHVLNTFDQYCYHCEYLSNIGPQKGKVLDRLIYENAPLNVLELGTQCGYATIIMAQALPLGARLYTVDANPGKAAVAEKVIRLAGFDDDTVELLVGPSNDVIAQLKDKHGVQKLDFIFMDHGKRCYLRDLQLLEEVGLLQEGTVVLADNVLFPGAPHFLQYVKTSGKYQLKMHRGHLEYFRYIRDGMAELTFSKLQD; from the exons ATGGTGTCTCCCGCCATTGCTTTGGCCTTCATCCCCTTCATTATCACCGTGATCATCCGGTACCGTCATTACTTTCTGCTCTTCTATCGTGCCGTCATAGTGCGCCGTATTCAGGACTATCTCACCGGTATCCCCCGGGAGGAGAGGGCCTTTCAGTACGTTATCACCCATGCCATCCCTGGAGACCCCCAGCACGTGCTCAACACGTTTGACCAATATTGCTATCACTGCGAATATCTAAGTAACATCGGGCCCCAGAAAG GGAAGGTCCTGGACCGGCTGATTTATGAGAACGCGCCGCTCAATGTGCTGGAGCTGGGCACTCAGTGCGGATACGCCACCATAATAATGGCGCAGGCGCTGCCCCTGGGCGCCAGACTCTACACTGTGGATGCCAACCCTGGGAAAGCTGCGGTGGCCGAGAAGGTGATCCGACTGGCCGGGTTTGATGACGACACG GTGGAGCTCCTGGTTGGGCCGTCCAATGACGTCATCGCGCAGCTGAAGGACAAGCACGGGGTGCAGAAGCTGGACTTCATCTTCATGGACCACGGCAAGCGCTGCTACCTGCGAGACCTGCAGCTGCTGGAGGAGGTGGGACTGCTGCAGGAGGGGACCGTGGTCCTGGCGGACAACGTGCTCTTCCCCGGGGCCCCCCATTTCTTGCAGTACGTCAAGACGTCCGGGAAATATCAGCTGAAGATGCACCGCGGCCACCTGGAGTATTTCCGGTACATCCGGGACGGGATGGCGGAGCTGACCTTCTCCAAACTGCAGGACTGA
- the LOC143817450 gene encoding folate receptor alpha-like isoform X1, producing MILPNVHHSRAMLRCLLLLTAASLLSAAKEDYMDQCIDGKHHKTEPGPEDNLHGQCEAWKDKACCTTNTSHAAHQDQSYLYSFDWNHCGMMSEQCKKHFIQDTCFYECSPNLGPWIEQVDQSWRKERILDVPLCKEDCQGWYNDCKDDYTCMENWHKGWNWTEGVNKCPVGTSCRKVGVVFPSEKAFCEKLWSNSYKFTEHARGSGRCMQLFFLNSSVNPNVKVAEYYASLKGSGPRTGPLIFLLLLSLLVV from the exons ATGATACTGCCCAACGTTCATCATTCTAGAGCCATGCTGCGCTGCCTCCTCCTCCTGACCGCAGCGTCCTTACTGTCTGCTGCCAAAGAGGACTACATGGACCAGTGCATAGACGGGAAGCACCACAAGACAGAGCCAGGACCGGAGGACAACTTACATGGTCAG TGTGAGGCATGGAAGGACAAGGCCTGCTGTACGACGAACACCAGCCATGCTGCTCACCAGGACCAGTCCTACCTCTATAGCTTTGACTGGAATCACTGCGGCATGATGTCTGAACAGTGCAAGAAGCATTTTATCCAGGATACTTGTTTCTATGAGTGTTCCCCAAACCTGGGGCCCTGGATTGAGCAG GTGGACCAGAGCTGGAGGAAGGAGCGCATCTTGGACGTTCCCCTCTGTAAGGAGGACTGCCAGGGTTGGTACAACGACTGCAAAGATGACTACACCTGCATGGAGAACTGGCACAAGGGCTGGAACTGGACGGAGG GAGTCAATAAATGTCCGGTGGGGACATCGTGCCGGAAGGTCGGAGTCGTCTTCCCGTCCGAGAAGGCTTTCTGCGAGAAGCTCTGGAGTAATTCTTACAAGTTCACGGAGCACGCGCGGGGCAGCGGCCGGTGTATGCAGCTCTTCTTTCTCAACAGCAGCGTCAACCCCAACGTCAAAGTGGCTGAATACTACGCCAGTCTCAAGGGCTCCGGCCCTCGCACGGGGCCACTGATATTCCTGCTGCTCTTATCACTGCTGGTGGTGTAA
- the LOC143817450 gene encoding folate receptor alpha-like isoform X2 codes for MLRCLLLLTAASLLSAAKEDYMDQCIDGKHHKTEPGPEDNLHGQCEAWKDKACCTTNTSHAAHQDQSYLYSFDWNHCGMMSEQCKKHFIQDTCFYECSPNLGPWIEQVDQSWRKERILDVPLCKEDCQGWYNDCKDDYTCMENWHKGWNWTEGVNKCPVGTSCRKVGVVFPSEKAFCEKLWSNSYKFTEHARGSGRCMQLFFLNSSVNPNVKVAEYYASLKGSGPRTGPLIFLLLLSLLVV; via the exons ATGCTGCGCTGCCTCCTCCTCCTGACCGCAGCGTCCTTACTGTCTGCTGCCAAAGAGGACTACATGGACCAGTGCATAGACGGGAAGCACCACAAGACAGAGCCAGGACCGGAGGACAACTTACATGGTCAG TGTGAGGCATGGAAGGACAAGGCCTGCTGTACGACGAACACCAGCCATGCTGCTCACCAGGACCAGTCCTACCTCTATAGCTTTGACTGGAATCACTGCGGCATGATGTCTGAACAGTGCAAGAAGCATTTTATCCAGGATACTTGTTTCTATGAGTGTTCCCCAAACCTGGGGCCCTGGATTGAGCAG GTGGACCAGAGCTGGAGGAAGGAGCGCATCTTGGACGTTCCCCTCTGTAAGGAGGACTGCCAGGGTTGGTACAACGACTGCAAAGATGACTACACCTGCATGGAGAACTGGCACAAGGGCTGGAACTGGACGGAGG GAGTCAATAAATGTCCGGTGGGGACATCGTGCCGGAAGGTCGGAGTCGTCTTCCCGTCCGAGAAGGCTTTCTGCGAGAAGCTCTGGAGTAATTCTTACAAGTTCACGGAGCACGCGCGGGGCAGCGGCCGGTGTATGCAGCTCTTCTTTCTCAACAGCAGCGTCAACCCCAACGTCAAAGTGGCTGAATACTACGCCAGTCTCAAGGGCTCCGGCCCTCGCACGGGGCCACTGATATTCCTGCTGCTCTTATCACTGCTGGTGGTGTAA